A stretch of Bos taurus isolate L1 Dominette 01449 registration number 42190680 breed Hereford chromosome 5, ARS-UCD2.0, whole genome shotgun sequence DNA encodes these proteins:
- the PDE6H gene encoding retinal cone rhodopsin-sensitive cGMP 3',5'-cyclic phosphodiesterase subunit gamma: MSDNTVLAPPTSNQGPTTPRKGPPKFKQRQTRQFKSKPPKKGVKGFGDDIPGMEGLGTDITVICPWEAFSHLELHELAQFGII, encoded by the exons ATGAGCGACAATACTGTGTTGGCTCCTCCAACTTCAAACCAGGGTCCCACCACCCCACGCAAAGGGCCCCCCAAGTTCAAGCAGAGGCAGACTCGTCAGTTCAAGAGCAAGCCTCCTAAGAAAGGTGTGAAAGG ATTTGGAGATGACATTCCAGGCATGGAGGGACTAGGAACAG ATATAACTGTGATCTGTCCTTGGGAGGCATTCAGCCACTTGGAGTTGCACGAGCTGGCTCAGTTTGggatcatctga